One Diospyros lotus cultivar Yz01 chromosome 1, ASM1463336v1, whole genome shotgun sequence genomic window carries:
- the LOC127791627 gene encoding probable receptor-like protein kinase At5g24010: MNDAKFIHFFLLNFYFSLLGSPMAFAPPDNYLINCGSSSNATVNSRFFAGDSSYLSSGKSTSLTNPNPSSSSAPLYKTARVFTSSSSYEFGIKNPGLHFLRLHFSPFTSQSYNLSHARFAVSANGVSILRDYGVGYTELKEFIVAVNNEHFEILFVPASQSGFAFVSGIELFSAPDDFIVDYGAKLIGPNGAEEFRNLSSHILETVHRINVGGSKLTPFNDTLWRSWIPDENFIVLKSAAKIANTTHIPNYQIGGASREIAPDNVYMTAQHMNKDNSISNAEFNISWDFPVSSGVSRYFIRLHFCDIVSRSLNQLYFNVFINGFVAYKDLDLSVLTVHALAAPYYIDFVLDSDDSGLVRISLGPSALSSSLRRDAILNGVEIMKMINFAPPETGSKNTRTWVLVGSIVGGFVFICLVTVVVLWILRGRKKKQKPKPAESMGWTPLRVDGGSSHTRLSDGTAHASPGLNGYLGLRIPFAEIQMATNNFNKNLVIGSGGFGMVYKGVLRDNTKVAVKRGVPGSRQGLPEFQSEITVLSKIRHRHLVSLVGYCEEQSEMILVYEYMEKGPLKNHLYGSGLSPLSWKQRLEICIGAARGLHYLHTGSAQGIIHRDIKSTNILLDENHVAKVADFGLSRSGPCLDETHVSTGVKGSFGYLDPEYFRRQQLTDKSDVYSFGVVLFEVLCARPAVDPLLTREQVNLAEWAMQWQKKGLLDQIIDPYLMGTIKPSSLKKFGETAEKCVAEYGVDRPTMGDVLWNLEYALQLQETGPRREAHEDSDVTATELPIPRVALQIPTSRLRDEGDDDGGISDITSSRVFSQLMTNEGR, encoded by the coding sequence ATGAATGACGCCAAATTCATTCACTTTTTCCTTCTAAATTTCTACTTCTCACTTCTCGGTTCGCCCATGGCTTTCGCGCCGCCAGATAACTACCTCATCAACTGCGGATCGAGCTCAAATGCAACCGTAAATAGCCGCTTCTTTGCCGGCGACTCGAGCTATCTTTCTTCGGGCAAATCCACATCCCTAACAAATCCAAACCCTTCTTCGAGTTCAGCTCCACTTTACAAGACGGCTAGGGTTTTTACAAGCTCTTCGAGTTATGAATTCGGCATCAAGAACCCTGGTTTGCACTTTCTACGCCTTCATTTCTCTCCATTCACTTCTCAAAGTTATAATCTTAGTCATGCACGTTTCGCTGTTTCGGCTAATGGGGTTTCAATTCTGAGGGATTATGGTGTTGGATACACCGAGCTTAAGGAGTTTATTGTCGCTGTTAACAATGAacattttgagatattgtttgTGCCAGCCAGCCAATCAGGCTTTGCATTTGTTAGTGGAATTGAGTTGTTTTCGGCTCCAGATGATTTCATTGTTGATTATGGGGCTAAATTGATTGGCCCTAACGGGGCTGAAGAGTTTAGGAATCTTTCATCTCACATTTTAGAAACTGTTCATAGGATCAACGTTGGGGGATCAAAATTGACCCCTTTCAATGACACCCTTTGGAGAAGTTGGATCCCTGATGAGAATTTTATAGTTTTGAAATCGGCTGCCAAGATCGCGAATACAACCCATATACCAAATTATCAAATAGGCGGTGCGAGCAGAGAGATTGCCCCTGATAATGTTTATATGACTGCTCAGCACATGAACAAGGATAACTCGATTTCAAATGCAGAATTCAATATATCTTGGGATTTTCCTGTTAGTTCAGGGGTTTCTCGATACTTCATCCGGTTGCATTTTTGCGACATTGTCAGCCGGTCTCTTAACCAGCTCTACTTCAATGTGTTTATCAATGGGTTTGTTGCCTACAAAGATCTTGATCTGTCTGTTCTTACAGTCCATGCACTAGCAGCTCCATACTACattgattttgttttggatTCGGATGATTCAGGACTTGTTAGAATAAGCCTCGGTCCATCTGCTCTTAGTAGTTCGTTGAGAAGGGATGCGATTTTGAATGGGGTCGAGATCATGAAGATGATAAATTTTGCGCCTCCAGAAACTGGGTCCAAGAATACTCGTACGTGGGTTTTGGTTGGTTCGATTGTTGGAGGCTTTGTTTTTATATGTTTGGTGACAGTTGTAGTTTTGTGGATATtgagagggaggaagaagaaacagaaaccAAAACCTGCAGAAAGTATGGGTTGGACACCTTTACGTGTCGATGGAGGCAGTTCGCATACTAGGTTATCTGACGGGACTGCCCATGCATCTCCCGGGCTTAATGGATATCTTGGCTTGAGAATCCCTTTTGCTGAAATACAGATGGCTAcgaataattttaacaaaaatctaGTTATTGGATCCGGTGGATTTGGCATGGTCTACAAAGGGGTTCTTAGAGATAACACGAAGGTTGCTGTGAAGCGAGGCGTACCTGGATCCAGGCAGGGCCTCCCTGAATTCCAGTCAGAAATTACAGTTTTATCAAAAATACGACACCGCCATCTTGTTTCACTGGTCGGATATTGTGAAGAACAGTCAGAAATGATTCTTGTTTATGAGTACATGGAAAAGGGGCCGCTGAAAAATCATCTATATGGTTCAGGATTATCACCTTTGTCTTGGAAGCAGAGGCTTGAAATATGCATCGGTGCAGCAAGAGGCCTTCACTACCTTCATACGGGTTCAGCACAGGGAATCATACATCGCGACATTAAATCTACCAATATTTTGCTTGATGAAAATCATGTTGCTAAGGTTGCTGATTTTGGTCTCTCAAGATCCGGTCCATGTCTCGATGAGACCCATGTAAGCACCGGTGTCAAAGGGAGTTTCGGATATCTTGATCCGGAGTATTTCCGCAGGCAGCAGCTGACAGATAAATCCGATGTTTATTCATTTGGGGTTGTGCTTTTTGAAGTCCTTTGTGCTAGGCCTGCTGTTGACCCGTTGCTGACAAGGGAGCAGGTAAATTTGGCTGAATGGGCAATGCAGTGGCAGAAGAAGGGTCTTCTCGACCAGATCATTGATCCATACCTCATGGGAACAATAAAACCGAGCTCTCTGAAAAAATTTGGCGAAACAGCAGAGAAATGTGTGGCTGAGTATGGCGTCGACAGGCCCACAATGGGCGATGTGTTATGGAATTTGGAATATGCACTTCAGCTCCAGGAAACTGGACCACGGAGGGAAGCTCATGAAGAT